From a single Saimiri boliviensis isolate mSaiBol1 chromosome 7, mSaiBol1.pri, whole genome shotgun sequence genomic region:
- the LOC120364910 gene encoding 3-hydroxyacyl-CoA dehydrogenase type-2: MAAACRSVQGLVAVITGGASGLGLATAERLVGQGASAVLLDLPNSGGEAQAKKLGNSCVFAPADVTSEKDVQTALALAKEKFGPGAFGRVDVAVNCAGIAVAIKTYNLKKSQAHTLEDFQRVLNVNLMGTFNVIRLVAGEMGQNEPDQGGQRGVIINTASVAAFEGQVGQAAYSASKGGIVGMTLPIARDLAPIGIRVMTIAPGLFGTPLLITLPEKVRNFLASQVPFPNRLGDPAEYAHLVQAIIENPFLNGEVIRLDGAIRMQP; encoded by the exons ATGGCTGCAGCGTGTCGGAGCGTCCAGGGCCTGGTGGCGGTAATAACCGGAGGAGCCTCGGGTCTGGGCCTGGCCACCGCGGAGCGACTAGTGGGGCAGGGAGCCTCTGCTGTGCTTCTGGACCTGCCCAACTCAGGTGGGGAGGCCCAGGCCAAGAAGTTAGGAAACAGCTGCGTTTTCGCCCCAGCCGATGTGACTTCTGAGAAGGATGTGCAAACAGCTCTGGCTCTAGCAAAAGAAaagtttgggccgggcgcg tTTGGCCGTGTGGATGTAGCTGTCAACTGTGCAGGCATCGCAGTGGCTATCAAGACATACAACTTAAAGAAAAGCCAGGCCCATACCTTGGAAGACTTCCAGCGAGTTCTTAATGTGAATCTCATGGGCACCTTCAATGTGATCCGCCTGGTGGCTGGTGAGATGGGCCAGAATGAACCAGACCAGGGAGGCCAACGTGGGGTCATCATTAACACTGCCAGTGTGGCTGCCTTCGAGGGTCAGGTTGGACAAGCTGCATACTCTGCTTCTAAGGGGGGAATAGTGGGCATGACACTGCCCATTGCTCGGGATTTGGCTCCCATAGGTATCCGGGTGATGACCATTGCTCCAGGTCTGTTTGGCACCCCACTGCTGATCACCCTCCCAGAGAAGGTACGAAACTTCTTGGCCAGCCAAGTACCCTTTCCTAACCGACTGGGTGACCCTGCTGAGTATGCTCATCTGGTACAGGCCATCATCGAGAACCCATTCCTCAATGGAGAGGTCATCCGGCTGGATGGGGCCATTCGTATGCAGCCTTGa